One stretch of Amycolatopsis sp. NBC_00345 DNA includes these proteins:
- a CDS encoding cupredoxin domain-containing protein has protein sequence MDNPESPSAATGSRPDAPPAVARRRRWPIAVAVVALALAMVSLTTMRTGQPAPAAGPATTAVDLAALSAQSPLAVPLYQGLSQEQADAAAAPAAASAKSVEMMGYKFSPATLTVDVGDTVTWTNHDTAPHNVVVTDGPEKFTSPTLQTGGTYSHTFTKAGTYSYYCAIHPDMKATVTVEGGSTTPPSSPTAPPTSAPASSSMPMPSDTPPAAGDCVPKAVLQPIIDHIKAAHLETSPGQQVQDILDLDQYIKTHAVWLETVLAPVLDGSADKVVTDTLAPIIAHIKSAHLEESLGQQVTDLLNLDQYIKTHTVWLESVLTPLLDQASC, from the coding sequence ATGGACAACCCCGAATCCCCCTCTGCCGCCACCGGATCGCGGCCCGACGCCCCGCCCGCGGTGGCCCGTCGGCGTCGGTGGCCGATCGCGGTCGCGGTCGTCGCACTGGCGCTGGCCATGGTGAGCCTCACGACCATGCGCACGGGGCAGCCGGCACCGGCGGCCGGGCCGGCCACCACCGCCGTCGACCTGGCGGCGCTCTCCGCGCAGAGCCCGCTGGCCGTGCCGCTTTACCAAGGCCTCAGCCAGGAACAGGCCGACGCGGCGGCGGCTCCTGCTGCGGCGTCAGCGAAGTCGGTCGAGATGATGGGCTACAAATTCTCCCCGGCCACCCTGACCGTCGACGTCGGCGACACGGTGACGTGGACCAACCACGACACCGCGCCGCACAACGTCGTCGTCACCGACGGCCCGGAGAAGTTCACCTCCCCGACGCTGCAGACGGGCGGCACCTACTCGCACACCTTCACCAAGGCCGGCACCTACTCCTACTACTGCGCGATCCACCCGGACATGAAGGCCACCGTGACCGTCGAAGGCGGCTCGACGACGCCGCCGTCGAGCCCCACGGCCCCGCCGACCTCGGCCCCGGCCAGCTCCTCGATGCCGATGCCGTCGGACACCCCGCCGGCCGCCGGCGACTGCGTGCCCAAGGCCGTGCTGCAGCCGATCATCGACCACATCAAGGCCGCGCACCTGGAGACCTCGCCCGGCCAGCAGGTGCAGGACATCCTCGACCTCGACCAGTACATCAAGACCCACGCCGTCTGGCTCGAGACCGTGCTCGCACCGGTGCTGGACGGGTCGGCCGACAAGGTCGTCACCGACACCCTCGCGCCGATCATCGCGCACATCAAGAGCGCGCACCTCGAAGAGTCCCTCGGCCAGCAGGTGACGGACCTGCTCAACCTCGACCAGTACATCAAGACCCACACCGTCTGGCTCGAAAGCGTCCTGACCCCGCTGCTCGACCAGGCCAGTTGCTGA
- a CDS encoding copper resistance D family protein → MDLTSAKALYVLARCVDYAGMALFIGGLFFLALLWPGGGEQRRARGVLVTGWILGLAGTIAGLGLQGVWVTQRSPADLFDPDLLGQVLTSQFGRIWFSKALLWVLGGVVLADLLQRGRRAATSTAWRVGAGAVSIGLLRTTGLTGHSAESAHPLLSQLADFGHLAGICAWIGGLAMLLFGVLPRREPGELAAVVPRYSKLAMASVLLVIVAGSVLALQTLGDVGRLFTTGYGRVLLVKLAVLAVVLLIAQGSKSWVARRLDFAVVLRGDAATVRPFVYSVAAETTLVVVVLFAASLLVTASPGR, encoded by the coding sequence GTGGACCTCACTTCCGCCAAGGCGTTGTACGTCCTCGCGCGCTGCGTCGACTACGCCGGCATGGCCCTGTTCATCGGCGGGCTGTTCTTCCTCGCCTTGCTGTGGCCGGGCGGCGGTGAGCAGCGCCGGGCGCGTGGCGTGCTCGTGACGGGCTGGATCCTCGGCCTGGCAGGGACAATCGCCGGACTGGGCCTGCAGGGCGTCTGGGTGACGCAGCGCTCGCCCGCGGACCTGTTCGACCCCGATCTGCTCGGGCAGGTTCTGACCAGCCAGTTCGGCCGGATCTGGTTCTCGAAGGCGCTGCTCTGGGTGCTCGGCGGGGTGGTCCTCGCCGATCTGCTGCAGCGGGGCCGGCGAGCCGCGACGTCGACGGCGTGGCGGGTCGGCGCGGGAGCCGTCTCGATCGGGCTGCTGCGCACCACGGGGCTGACCGGGCACTCGGCCGAGAGCGCGCACCCGCTGCTGAGCCAGCTGGCGGATTTCGGGCACCTGGCCGGGATCTGCGCCTGGATCGGCGGGCTCGCGATGCTGCTGTTCGGGGTGCTGCCGCGGCGCGAACCCGGTGAGCTGGCCGCCGTCGTGCCCCGTTACTCGAAACTCGCGATGGCCTCCGTGCTCCTGGTCATCGTCGCCGGAAGTGTGCTGGCGCTGCAGACGCTCGGCGACGTCGGCCGGCTGTTCACCACCGGCTACGGCCGGGTGCTGCTGGTCAAGCTCGCGGTGCTCGCCGTGGTGCTGCTGATCGCGCAGGGCAGCAAAAGCTGGGTCGCCCGGCGGCTCGACTTCGCCGTGGTGCTGCGCGGCGACGCCGCCACGGTGCGCCCGTTCGTCTACTCCGTCGCCGCGGAAACCACGCTCGTCGTGGTGGTGCTGTTCGCGGCGAGCCTCCTCGTCACCGCCAGCCCCGGTCGGTGA
- a CDS encoding copper resistance CopC family protein — MRLGNRVSAVPRNRLLVGLFRISQIVVAVVFGILVLATPANAHSFLVSSTPVNDSSIANAPAEIVLEFNEPLDTGFTELAVLGPDGSSHWEGGKPSITGPDLSAPLARLGPAGKYTVQYRVVSADGHPVSGSLAFTLTQPGPGSAVPAVPASAPPGTPVAAAQMAAPSATGGEVPVWVWIAAAVVLLIAGALVAARIGRGPDRPGS; from the coding sequence ATGCGATTGGGCAACCGTGTTTCCGCCGTGCCGCGAAATAGGCTCCTTGTCGGCCTTTTCCGGATTTCGCAGATAGTGGTAGCTGTGGTTTTCGGAATTCTCGTGCTGGCTACTCCGGCTAATGCGCACAGCTTCCTGGTGTCGAGTACGCCGGTGAACGATTCGTCGATCGCGAACGCCCCGGCGGAAATCGTGCTGGAGTTCAACGAACCCCTCGACACCGGGTTCACCGAACTGGCCGTGCTCGGCCCGGACGGCAGCTCGCACTGGGAAGGCGGCAAGCCCTCGATCACCGGCCCGGACCTGTCCGCACCCCTCGCGCGGCTCGGGCCGGCCGGGAAGTACACAGTTCAGTACCGCGTCGTCTCCGCGGACGGCCACCCGGTGTCCGGCTCACTCGCCTTCACCCTGACCCAGCCCGGCCCGGGCTCCGCGGTTCCCGCGGTCCCGGCCTCGGCCCCGCCGGGCACTCCCGTGGCGGCGGCGCAGATGGCGGCACCGTCGGCGACCGGCGGCGAGGTGCCCGTGTGGGTGTGGATCGCCGCGGCCGTGGTGCTGCTGATCGCCGGTGCACTGGTCGCCGCCCGCATCGGCCGCGGGCCGGACCGCCCCGGGTCGTAG
- the phoU gene encoding phosphate signaling complex protein PhoU, protein MRDAYHDQLDLLGGRLLGMTRLVGEAMDQAGFALSETDAELAAEVIAGGARLSRARQEAEEHAYAILALQSPVATDLRVVLAATQAVGELDRMGRLAVHVAEAVRRRYPEPVVPAVLIPRFVEMGRIAVWLAVMAGKAIETRDVTLARTLVSVDDDMDDLHRTLFTVIDYQDWAYGPATAVDVALLSRYYERFADHAVSLARQTTFVVTGRPDRAETVPGQTRVPADTRVG, encoded by the coding sequence ATGCGAGACGCTTACCACGACCAGCTCGACCTGCTCGGTGGTCGGCTGCTGGGGATGACCCGGCTGGTCGGCGAGGCCATGGACCAAGCCGGCTTCGCGCTGTCGGAAACCGACGCCGAACTGGCCGCCGAGGTGATCGCCGGTGGTGCCCGGCTGAGTCGCGCCCGCCAGGAGGCGGAGGAGCACGCGTACGCGATCTTGGCGTTGCAGTCGCCGGTGGCCACGGATCTGCGGGTCGTGCTGGCCGCGACCCAGGCGGTGGGGGAGCTGGACCGGATGGGGCGCTTGGCTGTGCACGTGGCCGAGGCCGTCCGGCGGCGGTATCCCGAGCCGGTGGTGCCCGCGGTGCTGATCCCGCGCTTCGTCGAGATGGGCCGGATCGCGGTGTGGCTGGCGGTGATGGCCGGGAAGGCGATCGAAACCCGGGACGTGACGCTGGCCCGGACGCTGGTGAGCGTCGACGACGACATGGACGATCTGCACCGGACGTTGTTCACGGTGATCGACTACCAGGATTGGGCGTACGGCCCGGCCACCGCGGTCGACGTCGCCCTGCTGAGCCGGTACTACGAACGCTTCGCCGACCACGCAGTGTCGCTCGCCCGCCAGACGACGTTTGTCGTCACCGGCAGGCCGGATCGGGCGGAGACGGTGCCGGGGCAGACCCGGGTGCCGGCGGACACGCGGGTCGGCTAG
- a CDS encoding winged helix-turn-helix transcriptional regulator, which produces MPRETELVTRLLRVVTHRHAVEVIDALTVASRSFTELRGDVHLSRRRLSRILRVLAAEGAVRQNRPGSWDHRPREDTRYALTGGGRRVADLLSDIEVWTTLYEICLYGRPLA; this is translated from the coding sequence GTGCCACGCGAAACCGAACTGGTGACGCGGTTGCTGCGCGTGGTGACGCACCGCCACGCCGTCGAGGTGATCGACGCACTCACCGTCGCATCCCGGTCGTTCACCGAACTGCGCGGCGACGTGCACCTGTCCCGGCGGCGGCTCAGCCGGATCCTGCGCGTGCTGGCCGCGGAAGGAGCGGTCCGCCAAAACCGGCCCGGGAGCTGGGACCACCGCCCCCGCGAGGACACCCGATACGCGCTCACCGGCGGCGGGCGGCGGGTCGCCGATCTGCTGTCCGATATCGAGGTGTGGACCACGCTCTACGAGATCTGCCTCTACGGCCGCCCGCTCGCCTGA
- a CDS encoding Na+/H+ antiporter: MRSVETVLFLVVIATVVATFARRLRIPAPSLLVVVGVGVGLLPGVPAVEVSPEIISLVVLPPLLFAAGEELPLRDLKAVWRPVTVLSVGLVLASAGAVAAVVVAITPLPWEMAFVLGAVLASTDPVAVTALGRRLALPPRVQALVQAESLFNDATSLLLFKVALTVAVSAGALSWGHTLSQFALLAGGGLAAGALVAAGAFLVRRRTEDPVLETVVALVTPYAAYVLAESVQASGVTAVVVASVILGTLSDRVTTARIRLQLGAVYATVVFLLESVVFGLIGLQLPTLVRGLDGEGGQWLWQAAALAATAVVVRLLWVFPLSAIVQRRSGVRRPSWQVPAVVSWAGARGVVPLAAALSIPLVTSAGVPLERRDLVVLLTAAVIVLTLVVQGFTLAPLVRRTGIALTPDHVRREHESARLALARAALAHLDVLSESEAVQQVVLAQLRDRWQGRIDRIEEDEPSSDSVSAAYRRLRRDLLLVEGAELTRLYESGEITDATRRRIQRTLDLEFAGLDEP, encoded by the coding sequence ATGCGCAGTGTCGAGACAGTGTTGTTCCTCGTGGTCATCGCGACAGTGGTGGCCACCTTCGCGCGGCGCCTGCGCATTCCCGCCCCGTCGCTGCTGGTCGTCGTCGGGGTCGGGGTCGGGCTGCTGCCCGGCGTGCCGGCGGTGGAGGTCTCACCCGAGATCATCAGCCTGGTCGTGCTGCCGCCGTTGTTGTTCGCCGCGGGCGAGGAGCTGCCGCTGCGGGACCTGAAGGCGGTGTGGCGGCCGGTCACGGTGCTGTCGGTGGGGCTGGTGCTGGCGTCGGCTGGCGCGGTCGCGGCGGTGGTCGTCGCGATCACGCCGTTGCCGTGGGAGATGGCGTTCGTGCTCGGCGCGGTGCTGGCGAGCACCGACCCGGTGGCCGTCACCGCGCTGGGGCGCCGGCTCGCGTTGCCGCCGCGAGTGCAGGCCTTGGTGCAGGCCGAAAGCCTGTTCAACGACGCCACCAGCCTGCTGCTGTTCAAGGTCGCGCTCACCGTCGCGGTCAGCGCCGGCGCGTTGTCCTGGGGGCACACGTTGTCCCAGTTCGCGCTGCTCGCCGGGGGCGGCCTGGCCGCGGGCGCGCTCGTGGCGGCGGGCGCGTTCCTGGTCCGGCGGCGCACCGAGGACCCGGTGCTGGAGACCGTGGTCGCGCTGGTGACGCCGTATGCCGCTTATGTGCTCGCGGAGTCCGTGCAGGCGTCCGGGGTGACCGCGGTGGTCGTGGCGAGCGTCATCCTCGGCACGCTGTCGGACCGGGTCACCACCGCGCGGATCCGGCTGCAGCTGGGCGCGGTGTACGCGACGGTGGTGTTCCTGCTCGAGAGCGTGGTGTTCGGCCTGATCGGGCTGCAGCTGCCCACCTTGGTCCGCGGGCTCGACGGCGAGGGCGGCCAGTGGCTGTGGCAGGCGGCGGCGCTGGCCGCGACCGCCGTCGTGGTCCGGCTGCTGTGGGTGTTCCCGCTCTCGGCGATCGTGCAGCGCCGCAGCGGGGTCCGGCGCCCGTCGTGGCAGGTGCCCGCGGTGGTGTCCTGGGCAGGCGCGCGGGGAGTGGTCCCGCTGGCGGCGGCCCTGTCGATTCCGCTGGTCACCAGCGCGGGTGTGCCGCTAGAGCGGCGTGACCTCGTGGTGCTGCTGACCGCGGCGGTCATCGTGCTGACCCTGGTCGTGCAGGGCTTCACCCTCGCGCCGCTGGTCCGCCGCACGGGGATCGCGCTCACCCCGGACCACGTCCGCCGGGAGCACGAGTCCGCGCGGCTGGCGCTGGCCCGGGCGGCGCTCGCGCACCTGGACGTGCTCAGCGAGAGCGAAGCCGTCCAGCAGGTCGTGCTCGCCCAGCTGCGTGACCGCTGGCAGGGCCGGATCGACCGGATCGAAGAAGACGAGCCGTCCAGCGACTCGGTGTCGGCGGCCTACCGCCGTCTGCGGCGGGACCTGCTGCTGGTCGAGGGAGCGGAGCTGACGCGGCTCTACGAATCGGGCGAGATCACCGACGCCACCCGGCGGCGCATCCAGCGCACGCTCGACCTCGAGTTCGCCGGGCTCGACGAGCCGTAA